The proteins below are encoded in one region of Carettochelys insculpta isolate YL-2023 chromosome 32, ASM3395843v1, whole genome shotgun sequence:
- the LOC142004614 gene encoding putative olfactory receptor 10D4, giving the protein MVTHFILLGIPNSDGLQTILFFAFLAFYLCAWLGNLLILSAVFTDSRLHTPMYFFLCNLAMVDIGLSSISTPKLLAILWSQSRDISLGGCMSQVFFFHSLGSTECLLYTVMACDRYVAICHPLRYLLIMNQRVCALLAAATWITSFIHSTILTSLTFTLPYCGSNVLDYYICDIFLLVKLVCTDTHVLETVTVTNSGLVPLICFLLIFASYIRIVCSLLKMNSVKEWRKAASTCSSHLAVVMLFFLPCALLYTRSQLSQMLVTFFPIFSTVVTPALNPAIYTLRNKHVKASLTKLRGAVFPTH; this is encoded by the coding sequence ATGGTGACTCATTTCATCCTCTTGGGGATCCCCAATTCTGACGGCCTCCAGACCATCCTCTTCTTTGCGTTCCTAGCCTTCTACCTTTGTGCCTGGTTGGGCAACCTGCTCATCTTATCAGCTGTCTTCACTGACTCGCGcctgcacacccccatgtatttcttcctctgCAACCTTGCCATGGTGGACATTGGGCTCTCTTCCATCAGCACCCCAAAATTGCTGGCCATCCTCTGGAGTCAGAGCAGAGATATCTCGCTGGGCGGATGCATGTCTCAGGTTTTCTTCTTCCATTCCCTGGGCAGCACCGAGTGCCTTCTCTACACAGTCATGGCCTGTGACCggtacgtggccatctgccacccACTACGCTACCTGCTCATCATGAACCAGAGGGTGTGTGCCCTCCTGGCAGCCGCCACCTGGATCACCAGCTTCATTCACTCCACCATCCTCACCAGCCTGACCTTCACGCTGCCCTACTGCGGCTCCAACGTGTTGGACTATTACATCTGTGACATCTTCCTACTGGTGAAGCTGGTCTGTACCGACACACACGTCCTCGAGACCGTGACTGTCACCAACAGTGGATTGGTGCCCTTGATCTGCTTCCTCCTCATCTTCGCCTCCTACATCAGGATCGTCTGCTCCTTGCTGAAGATGAACTCAGTCAAAGAATGGCGCAAAGCAGCCTCCACTTGCTCCTCACATCTGGCCGTGGTGATGCTCTTCTTTttgccctgtgccctgctctacACACGGTCACAACTGAGCCAAATGCTGGTGACCTTTTTTCCGATCTTCTCCACAGTGGTGACGCCCGCGCTGAATCCGGCCATCTACACCCTGAGGAACAAGCACGTGAAAGCTTCTCTGACAAAACTGAGAGGGGCTGTATTCCCTACCCACTGA
- the LOC142004615 gene encoding olfactory receptor 10D3-like, with the protein MVTHFILLGIPNSDGLQTILFFAFLAFYICAWLGNLLILSAVFSDSRLHTPMYFFLCNLAMVDIGLSSISTPKLLAILWSQSRDISLGGCMSQVFFFHSLSSTECLLYTVMAYDRYVAICHPLRYLLIMNQRVCALLAAATWISSFIHSTILTSLTFTLPYCGSNVLDYYICDIFLLVKLACADPHVLETVTVTNSGLVPLICFLLIFASYIRIVCSLLRMNSAKEWRKAASTCSSHLAVVMLFFLPCALLYTRSQLSQMLVTFFPIFSTVVTPALNPAIYTLRNKDVKASLTKLRGAVFLTH; encoded by the coding sequence ATGGTGACTCATTTCATCCTCTTGGGGATCCCCAATTCTGACGGCCTCCAGACCATCCTCTTCTTTGCCTTCCTAGCCTTCTACATTTGTGCCTGGTTGGGCAACCTGCTCATCTTATCAGCTGTCTTCAGTGACTCGCGCCTGCACACGCCCATGTATTTCTTTCTCTGCAACCTTGCCATGGTGGACATTGGGCTCTCTTCCATCAGCACCCCAAAATTGCTGGCCATCCTCTGGAGTCAGAGCAGAGATATATCACTGGGCGGATGCATGTCCCAGGTTTTCTTCTTCCATTCCCTGAGCAGCACCGAGTGCCTTCTTTACACGGTCATGGCCTATGACCggtacgtggccatctgccacccACTACGCTACCTGCTCATCATGAACCAGAGGGTGTGCGCCCTCCTGGCTGCCGCCACCTGGATCTCCAGCTTCATTCACTCCACCATCCTCACCAGCCTGACCTTCACGCTGCCCTACTGCGGCTCCAATGTGTTGGACTATTACATCTGTGACATCTTCCTGCtggtgaagctggcctgtgccGACCCACACGTCCTTGAGACCGTGACCGTCACCAACAGCGGATTGGTGCCCTTGATCTGCTTCCTCCTCATCTTCGCCTCTTACATCAGGATCGTCTGCTCCTTGCTGAGGATGAACTCAGCCAAAGAATGGCGCAAAGCAGCCTCCACTTGCTCCTCACATCTGGCCGTGGTGATGCTCTTCTTTttgccctgtgccctgctctacACACGGTCACAACTGAGCCAAATGCTGGTGACCTTTTTTCCGATCTTCTCCACAGTGGTGACGCCCGCACTGAATCCGGCCATCTACACCCTGAGGAACAAGGACGTGAAAGCTTCTCTGACAAAACTGAGAGGGGCTGTATTCCTTACCCACTGA
- the LOC142004616 gene encoding olfactory receptor 10D3-like, with product MATHFILLGIPNSDGLQTILFFVFLAFYLCALLGNLLILSAVFTDSRLHTPMYFFLCNLAMVDIGLSSISTPKLLAILWSQSRVISLGGCMSQVFFFHSLSSTECLLYTVMAYDRYVAICHPLRYLLIMNQRVCALLAAATWISSFIHSTILTSLTFTLPYCGSNVLDYYICDIFLLVKLACADTHVVETVTITNGGLVPLICFLLIFASYIRIAWSLLKMNSVKEWRKAASTCSSHLAVVMLFFLPCALLYTRSQLSQMLVTFFPIFSTVVTPALNPAIYTLRNKHVKASLTKLRGAVFPTH from the coding sequence ATGGCGACTCATTTCATCCTCTTGGGGATCCCCAATTCTGACGGCCTCCAGACCATCCTCTTCTTTGTCTTCCTAGCCTTCTACCTTTGTGCCTTGTTGGGCAATCTGCTCATCTTGTCAGCTGTCTTCACTGACTCGCGcctgcacacccccatgtatttctttctCTGCAACCTTGCCATGGTGGACATTGGGCTGTCTTCCATCAGCACCCCAAAATTGCTGGCCATCCTCTGGAGTCAGAGCAGAGTCATCTCGCTGGGCGGATGCATGTCCCAGGTTTTCTTCTTCCATTCCCTGAGCAGCACCGAGTGCCTTCTCTACACGGTCATGGCCTATGACCggtacgtggccatctgccacccACTACGCTACCTGCTCATCATGAACCAGAGGGTGTGCGCCCTCCTGGCTGCCGCCACCTGGATCTCCAGCTTCATTCACTCCACCATCCTCACCAGCCTGACCTTCACGCTGCCCTACTGCGGCTCCAATGTGTTGGACTATTACATCTGTGACATCTTCCTGCtggtgaagctggcctgtgccGACACACACGTTGTCGAGACCGTGACCATCACCAACGGTGGATTGGTGCCCTTGATCTGCTTCCTCCTCATCTTCGCCTCTTACATCAGGATCGCCTGGTCCTTGCTGAAGATGAACTCAGTCAAAGAATGGCGCAAAGCAGCCTCCACTTGCTCCTCACATCTGGCCGTGGTGATGCTCTTCTTTttgccctgtgccctgctctacACACGGTCACAACTGAGCCAAATGCTGGTGACCTTTTTTCCGATCTTCTCCACAGTGGTGACGCCCGCGCTGAATCCGGCCATCTACACCCTGAGGAACAAGCACGTGAAAGCTTCTCTGACAAAACTGAGAGGGGCTGTATTCCCTACCCACTGA